The Tursiops truncatus isolate mTurTru1 chromosome 11, mTurTru1.mat.Y, whole genome shotgun sequence genomic sequence AGCAAGGGCGATTCATGCAGAGTCTGGGAAGCAGAGAGGGCCAGGGTCCGTGAGGCCGGGCAGCTGGACCCAGGACCCTAGACGTGAGGTGGTTCCGTCGCCTAAGACCTTCAGAACCAAGCACGGGCCCCCACAGCCAGATTCTCGGAGGAATAGCCGAGATGGGGCTTGAGGGAGGGGGGCCCGAAATCAGGAAGCATTAAAGACAAGCTGGTACCGGGAAGCGGCTCTGGGTTGGGAGCCAGGAAACCAGGGTTCCTGTCTTTCCTCTCCAACTTCGAGCTGGTGGAAGCGGTGCGACTCGTCCCACTTCTATGTGCCTGCAAAATGGCAACAACGCTGTGTGGGACGGAAGCGGCATACCACGTGGGAAAGCGCCTTGGAACTGAAGCCCCAACAGGGTTACTCAATTCCAGAGGTTTTATATGAAACCTGCATTTCATATGAAAAGAACCGACGTAGCCATTTTCCTTCACCGTAACAGCCGTTTCATCAAATTTGGCTACTGCCCAACGCCTCAGGACAATTCTCTGCCGGCGAGTCCGAGACTTTTCACTAAGTTTGAACTCAGCCGCTCGCCGTAGAGCCTCTAAGTCCCGCCTACGAAATTGACGTCCCGGTCGGAACGTAAGCAAGGAGAGGACGAGCGTGCGTGGAAACGGCACCCAGTACCCGCCCCCCGACCCGACGTCTGCCGCGGGCGCGCGCTCGCACGCCGGAAGGGGCGGAGCCAGACTGGAATTTATATATCGCGCGCCGAGAGTCGAACGATCTCTACCGGCAGCATCCGACGGCAGGATGGTAAGGGACATTATGGCGGATTTCTATTTGTCTGTCGCGGCGGCATGAGTGAATCCGCGGCACATCCCCGCCATCTCGCCTCACCCGGTGCCGGGGTTCTGCTCTAGGAGCATGGGGCACTCAGCAGAATCAGCAGTCAGgtgtattttctgaaaatgtccgCGGCCTGAGGTTGGCTTTGGGCCTGCCGGTCGGCTGGCGAGAGGCCTTGCCACGGGAGCTGGGTTGGGGGGCCCAGGCCCGACAATCTCCAAGCCATGGATTATTTCCTAGATCTCGGCCTTAGCATTCGAGATCCGAGTCATGAGCACTTTCGCCAGGAGGACCTTGGGTGGGAGCGTTTGGCACTGTTGTGAAAGTGGGAGGTGCAGAAATCCAGGCCGCAGGCGGCAGGGGAGGCTTTGTGTATGGGTTGTTGAATCCTCATTCTGAAACGTCTGGGACGGTTGGTACAACTCCTTGGGCCTCTAGAGTTATCAGAAACCAGAGATGATGAACTTATTGACGGGCGGACAGAGACTTGTGTGCTGATTGTCATGTTCTGATTTGGTTCTGTCGAGTTCTAGTGGCCTCCACTTGCCAGTTAGCTCCCGTTGGGAGCATGAGGAACCTTTACTACCATTACCTGCCACCCAGCCGTTTGACCAGGAGTCCCTATTGTGGACAGaatgtttattggagtacagttgctttacagtgttgtgtttatgCTGCACgacaacgtgaatcagctatatgtatacatatatccccatattccctccctcttgggtctccctcccgccctccctatcccattctAGGTCGTCAcacagcaccaagctgatctccccgtgctatgcagcagcttcccaccagccgtccattttacatttggtagtgtgtgtatgtccatgctactctcacttcgtcccagcttctccccacccccgtgtcatcaagtccgttctctacatctgcgtctttattcctgccctgccactagattcatcagtactgtcttttcagattccatatacgtgcgttggcatacggtatttttctttttctgacttcattctgtatgacagactctaggtccattcacctcattacaaataactcagtttcgttccttatggctgagtaacattccattgtatatacatgcgtGGTCAGAATCTTAACTGACTCGCACATAAGGCTGCTTGTTAAGCGATTTTTAATGCCATTACCTGGTGTGCCTTTGTCCTCTTTAGAGGAAAAGGTGGGTGGTTCATGTTCTTTAACTTATAGGGTGAGGGTTTGAGATACATGTTTAACTCATTTGGCTGAATAATGCCCTTTAGATGTGTGATCCCGAAAAAAGTAAATCCAGCGCAGAAGCCTGTTACCTGGGTTCCTGGTGTGGATCCAGCGTTGCTGGGGATCTTAGAACCTAGGCCTCTGGGGATGCAGAGGCGTGAGCTACTTAGAAGGTGCTAACGTTGATCGATCATTTTCTCCTAGTCTCACAGGAAGTTCTCCGCTCCCAGGCATGGGTCCCTGGGCTTTCTGCCTCGGAAGCGCAGCAGCCGGCACCGCGGGAAGGTGAAGAGCTTCCCCAAGGATGACTCTTGCAAGCCCGTGCACCTCACAGCCTTCCTCGGCTACAAGGCTGGCATGACCCACATTGTGAGGGAGGTCGATAGGCCAGGGTCCAGTAAGTACATGCTGCACCTTCCTAGCTGATGGGAGGGTAGGAGTTGGTGGGAACTGACTAGATGGGGCCAAGCTCTCAGGAGAGCAGGCTTTGGAGAGATCAACAGAACCTCTAGATATCacaatggaaatatattttaggaTCGATTAATGCTTCCCGGGTTCAGGTGGCTGGCAGTGCTTGAATTTTAGGCAGAGGGATGTAATGGTGTAGGGGAGCGTGATGAGGAAATTTGTCAAGAGCTGCAGCACAGAGAAGTATGCTAACATGGGAGGTGGCAACCATTGAGGGttaaatagagactccactcacATTTTAGTGGCAGCCCTGAACTGTGAGCCTCACCTGAACGCCTGAATACTACCCATGTTCCTGGGTTGTGAAGTTCGAAGTAGAAAAGGCGCTAAGTAGAACACGGTGCTGGTGATTGAAACACAGTAAATAGACAGTTAAAATGGTCTATGCTGAGGAATTACTACCTCACTATACTTAGTACTCTTGTATCTTCTAGATAATAAGGAGTTTGTCCCTGGAGATGGTTATGATAAACCAGCACCGAAACCAGGCTGTTACTTGGCTGCATAGGGTCCAGATAGTTTTGTGCTGAAAAGGTCAATACACACACACTGAGCATTCAGCAGTGAGGGAGTTTGGGCTGCGGTGCAGACTTGCCCACAAACCTTCCTGTCATCTGAAGCAACTTGCTTTGCTGGCCTGGAAGGGTACGCGACATTTTCCCAAAAGACGGCCCTCCTGCCGGGTACTTGAGGCAGCCCGCTCAGGTCTAACTGCCTGCTTTGTCTGCAGAGGTGAACAAGAAGGAAGTTGTGGAGGCTGTGACCATCGTGGAGACGCCGCCCATGGTCATTGTGGGCATTGTGGGCTACGTGGAAACACCTCGAGGCCTCCGGACCTTTAAGACCATCTTTGCTGAGCATATCAGTGATGAATGCAAAAGGCGCTTCTATAAGAACTGGTAAGGGAGCCGATGCCGCCCTCGCCCTGGGTTAGGCTGGCCAGGAGGGCCAGGGCCTCAGCTCCGTAGCCGGGGCGGGGGGAGCTGCTCTGGTGTCAGGTTTTGCAGGACAGAGCAGAGCAATTCTTTGCTGCGCTGGGAGCAGCATCTTGAGACATTTCCTTCAGTGCTCACCTTAGTGGGTGCTACCTGGAGTCAGTTCAGTATTTCCTGAGTTGCTGGCAAGTGTTGAGTCTACTTAGAAGCTGAGGGATAGCAGTAATGCCCCCAGACCCCACCACCCCCGGTGTGTGGTCTGGTTAATGGATAACCTGGAGCAGGAACTTGTGTGTCTGAATGTATGTGACTTGCATCATTAATCTTGTGGACTTCTGCCCAGCTCCGCTCGGCTCTGCCCGATGAGCTCCATCCAGGCTCCGCTTGCCGGTGGAAAAGGCTCCTTAGAAGCCGGCAATGAGCCCTGTCCCCACACGGTGCCCGTGTCTTCCGCTCACCCCTTGGAGGGTGATGAAGGCTGGCACCTGGCCCCCTCCCCAACTCTGCTCTGCTCCTGAAGGCATAAATCTAAGAAGAAGGCCTTCACCAAATACTGCAAGAAGTGGCAGGATGTAGACGGCAAGAAGCAGCTGGAGAGGGACTTCAGCAGCATGAAGAAGTACTGCCAGGTCATCCGTGTCATTGCCCACACCCAGGTGAGCGCCCACTGCTTATTGTCAATGGAGGTGATGACCTACATGACCACCTGTGGCCTTTGGGGGGCTCGGTTACCTTCTGAGTTGATCCTCAGCTCACACGGGTTTTGTGTCAAGCCTCGGGATTTTAGGGATGGTAAGACTTTGAGGTTCTTATACTTAtttcctggaggaggaaggggttgTTAAAAGCAACACAGTCCAGCCAGTGCCCTGCCTTGAGGCCTGGGTTCCTGGGGCCATGTTAAGGACAGTTGTCTGCTTGAGAAGGCATCCAGGTCTCCTCACATAGGGTTGGTTTATTTGTTGCCAGCAGAGGGCACTGTGTCCCCGATGGTTCTTAATTAGGGAAAACCACATCCCATTTTAGAAGAACTGGTTGAAGGAACCCGTGAGTCATAACTAACGTTGTCTAGCCCCTAACTGAAAATAGTGTTGAGATGCTGGCTGTTTGCACTTCAGACCTGACATGTGAGCTGAATTAGCTCTTGGTTGTCTAGGTAGGAATGGGTGCCGCCTTTGTTGTCAGTCTGGGCGATTATCCTGGGTGTATACCCACGATTCTAAGTGATCAGTAGTCCTGTGTGGTTAGTGGCGACCAGATTACCATAGATTTGTGGTGTGTGTCCATTACTGAAGACGGGTCAGTAGGATAACACTGGACAGCTCTAAAGTCTGTTTAGATTCATTCCCTAATCACAGCTTGTACTCTAACAGTGTTCTCCTGCTCCCAAAATAAGTGGCTTACTGATAGTTGACAGAGCAAGGTAGATGGCCAGGGTAAACCAGGGCAGGTACCCCAAGGGAACTGGCCAAAAGGACAGTGAGCAGGGACATTGGGCTGGTTGGTCCCAGGATCTGGTTAAATCAGCCTGTCTTAAGGTGGGTCTGGTGTGTCTGTCAAGGATCAGTTTATTCTGACCTGATTCAGGCACCAGAATTGAAAGGGGAATGGTACCCCGTGGGGAGTCGTAACACTGGAAAGCAAAACTGTTGCCTGTCGTGCCCAGCCTGAGTTCCTCTCACCTTGAAGCATCTGTTCCTTTTAGATGCGCCTGCTTCCTCTACGCCAGAAGAAGGCCCACCTCATGGAGATCCAGGTGAACGGAGGCACTGTGGCTGAAAAACTGGACTGGGCCCGAGAGAGGCTAGAGCAGCAGGTCCCTGTGAACCAGGTGTTTGGGCAGGATGAGATGATTGATGTCATTGGAGTGACCAAGGGCAAAGGCTACAAAGGTGAGCTTCGCAGTGGCCCACATTGCTGTGGCTAACCTGGGAGAGGGGTGTCAGGCCCAGCTGTTCTGTGATGAGGCCCTGGAATGAGCGCTGGGTGCGGCGCCCGAGTCAGACTGCAGAAGTATTCCTTGCTGCCTTCCTTCTGAGGACAGTGCTGTGGTCAGGTGGCTGGGGTAGCATGTGGGACCGGGCGTGACATACATACGCTTTGAGCGCACTGCGAAACGCGCTGGGAGGCGTCCTGAATGCTCTCAAATGAGCATGATCACGTGCTAGTAGGGCTGATTTTCCAAGGCCTGTTCTTTGCTGATTATAACTCAAGGGTTGTGTCTCAGCTGGTATTCAAGCTTGCGTGGAGACAGAAGAAGGGAGAGGACATGGCAGTCATGTTGCATTGCATGTTCTGTGGACAGAGTACCACAAGCTCAAGTTGGGCATTCATAGCAAGAAAGGGCCAATGGCATGGGTGCCAGGCACCCCAGTAATAGCATGTGTCTATTCCAGGGGTCACCAGCCGTTGGCACACCAAGAAGCTGCCCCGTAAGACCCACCGAGGGCTGCGAAAGGTTGCCTGTATTGGGGCGTGGCACCCCGCACGGGTGGCCTTCTCTGTGGCTCGGGCCGGGCAGAAAGGCTACCATCACCGCACCGAGATCAACAAGAAGGTGAGGTGCCCAAGGGCGTCCTGTGGAGACTTTAACCCTAGGAGAGGGGCAGGGTGGTCCCAATGTTGGGAATTGGGGTTTCCAGTCCCCGTCACCATCGGTCCATTTGTGGCGGAGCACCCCGTGGACTTAGTTGCTCGTGTCTGGTGGCACAGTTCTGACTCTCGGGTGTCATGATAGTAAAGTGCCGTCCTTGAATGTGGTTCTGGTGCAGCTGACCCTTGGCAGGGCTGAGGACGTGAGCTTTGTCTCCCCTCTCGTGTTCCATAGTGTTCGGAGAAGCCTCATCCATTGTCTCACTGGATGGCATTGTTTTCAGTTCAGGCCCAGCCACCTTTTCTTTGCTCAAAGCCTGGGACGCCCCCTCACTAGGGCCGAGGTCATAGCTGCTTTCCCAGAGCCCTTTGTAGGCTAGCCCACCCCCAAGATGGATCATTTGTCCCTAATGGCTGTCCTTGCGTCCAGTTTTCTTGTTCTCGAGTATTTATGCTCATTTCCTCCTTCAGATCTACAAGATCGGCCAGGGCTACCTCATCAAGGATGGCAAACTGATCAAGAACAATGCCTCTACTGATTACGATCTGTCTGACAAGAGCATCAACCCTCTGGTGAGTAATGGGAGCTGTCCATGCAAAGCCTCAGATATCTGGTCTGGGGGGGTGGATTTCCAGTTCCAGGCCTCCCCTATGGGGCTGGGGCCATTTTTACAGCCAGTTAACTGGACCCCTGTACAGCATCCAGCTGTCTGCACCCTTTGTCATCGGTTGGGTGGAGGGGAGACTGGCTCGTGAGGAGTGGGGTGGCAGGCCCAGCTGTTCAGTGATGATGCCCTGGAATGAGCGCTGGGTGCGGCGCCCGAGTCAGACTGCGGAAATATTCCTCGCTGCCTTCCTTCTGAGAACAGCTCTGGTCAGGTGGTGGGACCACCAGGacctgcgggggcggggggtgtcgTGTGCGCGGTCAGACCTGTCTCCAGCCCCATACTTGATCTGTGCTGACCTTTGATGGCCTTGCTCCGTCCCAGGGTGGCTTTGTCCACTACGGTGAAGTGACCAATGACTTTGTCATGCTCAAAGGCTGCGTGGTGGGAACCAAGAAGCGAGTGCTCACCCTTCGCaaggtgaggctggaggagggggtgttGAGCTCTGTTTGGGGGTTGGGAGGGAAGGCGGGGAGGGATGCTACTCCTGACTTTGAAGGCCCAGGAGGAGGGAATTCTGTGTCTGGCCTGGCCCGGCTGTTTGCTTCTGTTCTTAATTGTATTCTCATCCGCCTGGTGGCAGGAGGAAGCCCCTTGGTAGGGGCTGGATGGTGGTgtttggggtgggtgggtgtccTGATTCCAGGACTGATTTAGATGGAGTTGACCTCTGCCCTCTTAAGATGAGGGACCTGTGAACAAAGATGGTACAGAGAAAGGCGTGGCTCTGTACCCTTGCTCTCTTGGTCCACAGTCCTTGCTGGTGCAGACCAAACGGCGGGCCCTGGAGAAGATCGACCTCAAGTTTATTGACACCACCTCCAAATTTGGCCATGGCCGCTTCCAGACTGTGGAGGAGAAGAAAGCGTTCATGGTGAGCACCTACCTCTCTGCCctcgggctggggtgggggtggcttTCAGCTGCTGTCTCCTGTCAGCCTGCCCATCTGGTGCTGATGCAGAGGAGGCCACCTTGTGCCTGCGTGTGCCCCGGGCTGTGGAGACCAGCCCGGAATCGGATGGCACTGCGGTTGGCGGTTATTCTTAACTGCCTTCTATCTCTAACCTTGCCTGCTGCATTTCTCTCCACAGGGACCACTTAAGAAGGACCGAATTGCAAAGGAAGAAGGGGCCTAACGTCAGAACAGATTATACGGCTGGTAGAatctcaataaagttattttccaGTGACATCCATCTGCCTGTACTTCACCTTCCCGGTCCTGGCTGCCTCCCTTGGCCCTCATGCTCCCAGGAGCGTGCTGtccccccaacctttttggtTGCCTCTTTCCCCTGCCACTTGCCGGGCCCCATGCTTGAAGCAGACTAGGTGAAGCGGGGGGCGAGAGCCAGCCAGCCTGGTCTGCCCTCACTGTACGGCCAGCCTGGGGAGTGAGCTCTGTGTGAAATGTTTGTCTCAGGGTGAGGAAGCTGGGGCTCTGCTGTAGAAGTTGTGTCTGTGCAGCTTGGAAGGGGGCAGTGAGGATCTGGTGTTGCTGTTGCCcatgggcagggcagggcaggcagggcaggaccTGGCTCTCTGCTGAGTGTACAGGTACCTAATTTAGTCACTAATCCGTGCAGGAGGGGTTCCAGTTAGGGCTTGTGGAGGTTCTGTAGCCAGCGGCAGAGTTCTGGCCATGGGAGAGGGTGCCGTGTAGAAGCCCTGAATGGCACCTGGGAAAACACTGGAATGTTTGCTTTGAGGAAAGCCCTGGTGATCAACCAGGACTTCATTAAAACAGGTGAGAATGTGGACCGGCAGAGGTCGAGTGCCTTGACCAGACTCACCTGGCTGGGTGAGGTCATTGAACCCCAATTTCCATTCTGGTCTAGGTCTGCTTTGGTAACTTGGCTCAGCCCCCGGTCCCGTGCCGACCATGTTGTGCACCTGCATCATGTAGGCTGGTAAGAGCTTGGCTGCTAGAGCCCAGCACCCAGTCCTGTGATGTCTGGCCCACCCTTTGGTGGGGTGACTGAACCCCAGTCCAGCCCCTGGCATTCCAGGTGTACAAAATGCCCCCGCTTATTCCCCTTCCGGCCGCAGCTGCTCCCCACGTCACATCTGCCCGTGTGGTGTGTGTGCCTCAGCCCCACCTACGTGGAGGGCAGAGAGCACAGCTGCAGCAGCGCCGACGGCCCTGCCCGGTCTTCTGGCAGACAGCTGGTTGCCCACCAGTTAATCACTTGGGTTCTGGCGtcttctgagccttagtttcctcttcaGAAGGGGTAGTGATAGCTGGGGATAGATGGAGGTCCCATACTTACGGTGCTGTCTCAAGATGACTGGAGGTGGCCGAGTTGAACCTCTGGTTCCCAATGAGCATGGTATCCCCATGACTCGCGTGAGGCCCGAAGATGTCCAGTCAAGGCACAGAGGAGGTTGCAGGAATTACATGTGGGCCCTGAGGCAGAGGCTGGCTGAGGTCTGGAGGGGCTGAGCAAGAGCCCTTGGCATGGGACCCCTCCCCAACATCTGTCTGCCCACTTCTCTGGAGTCCCTTCTGATCTCTGGGGGGCAGTGGGCCTCAAAGCCAACTTCTGGGCCAATTTGCCACCCCATGCAGCACCCGTCGGCTCAGGATCCAGGCCTAGACTGGCCAGAGCTGCATTTCAGGCTGGAGCCACCAGGGGGCGAGAGTGGGCAGCACCCAGTTGGGGCAGCCCTGCAGGAGGACCTCCGGGCTTTGCGGGGGGGCGCAGAATCCCTTCCCCAACTGCTGTCTCTTCAGATGCCCCATAATCCTGGGAGTCAAGCCCACAGCCGGAGGGGGTCAGGACCTGCCTCAAGGCCACCAGGCACCTGCGGCAGAGCCAGGCGTGGGAGCTGGGCTCCTGGTCTTTGGGTTCTATTCACGGGAACTTCAGTCATATCCTGGGGAGGGTGCTGAGCTGGGCAGTGGCCCCACAGCGTCCCCTCACTCATCCCGGTTGCTCTTGGCCTCTTAGCCTGTGGGCCTCCCCAGACCCTTAGGCCAGCCCTGGAGCCCAGCTGCCCACCCAGCCCAGGTACGAAAGGCTTTGCAGGTCTGAGCCGTCGTGGCTGGGCCTCACTCCCTTTCAGGACTCTGCCCAGTTGTAGGTACGGCCAGGATGACTCGGGACGTGGGTCCAGAGAACAGGCTGAGGGTGTGCACATGTGCCTCCAACAGCACAGGTAGAGCACACGCTCACGTCCCCACACATGTGACATGTGCGCAAAGAGCCTTTTCAGGGGCAGGCTTGCTTGACAAGGGCTGAGCCCTTATCTGTTGACCATCCCCGCGTCCCCATCCTCGTTTCCACCCTGCCCCTGGCCAGTGAGTGCTTTGAGGCACACCCAAGGCCACAGATCTGAGCCTCAGCCTCATCTGGGTGGTGACTGGCCACCTCAGAGGTGGTGGTTATGGGACCCAGTGTGGAAGACAGCCCCAGCGCGTGCACAGAACGCCTGGAACTGGTCAGGACGAGTAATTGGGCTTCCAGGGGCAGCGGAAAGCTCAGCCACGTGTGTGGGATCAGCTTCATTCTCAAGAAACCTGAGCACCCGCGGTGGACAGAGCACTCCTCCAGGTGCTATCTCTCAAGGAGCTTTTATTCTAGT encodes the following:
- the RPL3 gene encoding large ribosomal subunit protein uL3 is translated as MSHRKFSAPRHGSLGFLPRKRSSRHRGKVKSFPKDDSCKPVHLTAFLGYKAGMTHIVREVDRPGSKVNKKEVVEAVTIVETPPMVIVGIVGYVETPRGLRTFKTIFAEHISDECKRRFYKNWHKSKKKAFTKYCKKWQDVDGKKQLERDFSSMKKYCQVIRVIAHTQMRLLPLRQKKAHLMEIQVNGGTVAEKLDWARERLEQQVPVNQVFGQDEMIDVIGVTKGKGYKGVTSRWHTKKLPRKTHRGLRKVACIGAWHPARVAFSVARAGQKGYHHRTEINKKIYKIGQGYLIKDGKLIKNNASTDYDLSDKSINPLGGFVHYGEVTNDFVMLKGCVVGTKKRVLTLRKSLLVQTKRRALEKIDLKFIDTTSKFGHGRFQTVEEKKAFMGPLKKDRIAKEEGA